A portion of the Gossypium arboreum isolate Shixiya-1 chromosome 8, ASM2569848v2, whole genome shotgun sequence genome contains these proteins:
- the LOC108469447 gene encoding protein LURP-one-related 4-like isoform X2, with amino-acid sequence MAKVHPTELQVSGPCSMNSAGKETFTIWMKSLVCHTNGCTIFDSKGQIVYRVENYDTKGSSEVHLMNLHGHVLFTILKKKLQILGCWNGYRGNFTSRKKEKSSFQVKKCCRILRGDLVCEVRVGFNKYFMVSLGNKKQGFKIVNSGGDIIAEVKQKQLPTGMVLGDDVLTLEIEPRLVDLLL; translated from the exons ATGGCTAAGGTTCATCCAACTGAACTACAAGTTTCCGGTCCCTGCAGCATGAACTCTGCAGGTAAGGAAACATTCACTATATGGATGAAATCTCTTGTATGCCACACCAATGGTTGCACCATCTTTGATTCAAAAGGCCAGATTGTGTATCGTGTCGAAAACTACGACACCAAAGGTAGCAGTGAAGTTCATCTCATGAATCTCCACGGCCATGTTCTCTTTACCATTCTAAAAAAG AAACTACAAATATTGGGATGTTGGAATGGATATAGAGGGAACTTTACTAGCAGAAAGAAGGAAAAATCCAGCTTTCAAGTCAAGAAATGTTGCAGAATTCTACGGGGAGACCTAGTTTGTGAAGTTAGAGTGGGGTTTAACAAGTACTTCATGGTTAGCTTAGGGAACAAGAAACAAGGATTTAAGATTGTAAACTCGGGTGGAGATATTATAGCAGAG GTGAAGCAGAAGCAATTACCTACTGGAATGGTGTTAGGAGATGATGTCTTAACTTTGGAGATAGAGCCAA gaTTGGTAGATTTGTTATTGTAA
- the LOC108469447 gene encoding protein LURP-one-related 4-like isoform X1: MAKVHPTELQVSGPCSMNSAGKETFTIWMKSLVCHTNGCTIFDSKGQIVYRVENYDTKGSSEVHLMNLHGHVLFTILKKKLQILGCWNGYRGNFTSRKKEKSSFQVKKCCRILRGDLVCEVRVGFNKYFMVSLGNKKQGFKIVNSGGDIIAEVKQKQLPTGMVLGDDVLTLEIEPSIDQALTVALVLVYGLMNRRL, translated from the exons ATGGCTAAGGTTCATCCAACTGAACTACAAGTTTCCGGTCCCTGCAGCATGAACTCTGCAGGTAAGGAAACATTCACTATATGGATGAAATCTCTTGTATGCCACACCAATGGTTGCACCATCTTTGATTCAAAAGGCCAGATTGTGTATCGTGTCGAAAACTACGACACCAAAGGTAGCAGTGAAGTTCATCTCATGAATCTCCACGGCCATGTTCTCTTTACCATTCTAAAAAAG AAACTACAAATATTGGGATGTTGGAATGGATATAGAGGGAACTTTACTAGCAGAAAGAAGGAAAAATCCAGCTTTCAAGTCAAGAAATGTTGCAGAATTCTACGGGGAGACCTAGTTTGTGAAGTTAGAGTGGGGTTTAACAAGTACTTCATGGTTAGCTTAGGGAACAAGAAACAAGGATTTAAGATTGTAAACTCGGGTGGAGATATTATAGCAGAG GTGAAGCAGAAGCAATTACCTACTGGAATGGTGTTAGGAGATGATGTCTTAACTTTGGAGATAGAGCCAAGTATTGATCAAGCTCTTACTGTTGCTCTTGTTCTCGTTTATGGATTGATGAATAGGAGATTGTAG